The proteins below are encoded in one region of Scatophagus argus isolate fScaArg1 chromosome 24, fScaArg1.pri, whole genome shotgun sequence:
- the LOC124055590 gene encoding dedicator of cytokinesis protein 9-like isoform X10, whose translation MASAPPEARKFTRGLNKPGTAAELRQSVSEAVRTSVLMVKPKIIEPLDYENVILQRKTQIISDVLRDMLQFPTDDFLISTLRRQGRTLFSTVPETAEKEAHSLFVQECIKTYKSDWHVVNYKYEEYSGDFRQLPNKVLRPEKLAAHLFEVDEDVEKHEDTASLGSQKGGVSKHGWLYKGNMNSAISVTMRSFKRRYFHLAQLGDGSYNLNFYKDENTSKEPKGTIFLDSCMGVVQNSKVRRFAFELKMQDKSTFLLAADSEAEMEEWIGMLNKILHSSFEQAMQEKRNGDLHDDEEHGKTDLCSGNFQDSFQTARDIESKMRSEARLKLFTLDPDTQKLDFSGIEPDVRQFEEKFGKRVLVSCHDLSFNLQGCVAENEEGPTTNVEPFYVVLSLFDVQNSRKISADFHVDLNHPLVRQMTSSCSRQDLHINGSGDDALSGHRQASGLPEGALQYPRQGIFSVTCPHPEIFLVARIEKVLQGGITHCTEPYMKSSDSAKMAQKVLKNAKTACSRLGQYRMPFAWAARPVFKDASGTLDKGARFSALYRQDSSKLSDEDMFKLLTDFRKPEKMAKLPVLLGNLDVTIDSVAPDVTNCVTSSYIPVKNIEGNGPGSTLLEVEEFVPCIAKCSQPFTIYKNHLYVYPKHLKYDGQKSFAKARNIAVCIEFKDSDEDDAPPLKCIYGRPGGPLFTKQAYAAVLHHQQNPEFYDEIKIELPTQLHEKHHLLFTFYHVSCDSNSKKKDLVETPVGSAWLPLLRDGRVIMNEQQLSVAANLPAGYLSSQDGVNKHSGSEIKWVDGGKSLFKVSTHLVSTVYTQDQHLHNFFHHCQSMKMSEQASEGELVKYLKSLHAMEGHVMVNFLPTILHQLFCVLTRATHEDVAVNVTRVMVHIVAQCHEEGLEHYLRSYVKFVFKPEPYSSNDVKTVHEELAKAMTAILKPSTDFLTSNKLLKHSWYFFEALVKSMAHYLIEYNKVKLSRNQRFSASFYHAVETLVNMLMPHITQKYKDNLDAARNANHSLAVFIKRCFTFMDRGFVFKQINNYMNCFVPGDPKTLYEFKFEFLRVVCNHEHYVPLNLPMPFGKGRIQRFQDLQLDYSLTDDFCRNHFLVGLLMREVGGALQEFREIRQIAVQVLKGMMIKHTFDDRYAAKSQQARLATLYLPLFGLLQENVHRLDIKDSALLSNHSNPREDSLVTSSMVTPQKPGSCIENALHKDVFGVISGTASPHSSTPNVSSVHHADSRGSLVSTDSGNSLLDKSSDKTNSLEKNQCASALGSTVLRCDKLDQDEVKNLLMCFLHILKSMSEEALFTYWNKAAPSELMDFFTLIEVCLHQFRYMGKRFIVRSQEGAGPVAADRKSLTLPVSRNRAGILHARLQQLGSLENAHTFNNMYSHTDADVNSQCLLEANVSTEVCLTVLDTLSIFIMGFKTQLNADLGHNPLMKKVFQVHLCFLQIPQSEAALKQVFTSLRTFIYKFPCTFFDGRADMCASLCYEILKCCNSKLSSIRSDAAHLLYFLMKSNFDYTGRKSFVRTHLQVVIAVSQLIADVIGIGGTRFQQSLSIINNCANSDKNIKHTAFPSDVKDLTKRIRTVLMATEQMKEHENDPEMLVDLQYSLAKSYTSTPELRKTWLDSMARIHNKNGDLSEAAMCYVHVAALVAEYLWRKGMFRQGCSAFRVITPNIDEEAAMMEDVGMQDVHFSEEVLMELLEECADGLWKAERYELIADVYRLIIPIYEQRRDFEKLTHLYDTLHRAYTKVMEVMHTGKRLLGTYFRVAFFGQGFFEDEDGKEYIYKEPKFTPLSEISQRLLKLYSDKFGQENVKIIQDSGRVNPKDLDNKYAYIQVTHVTPYLDDKELEDRKTDFEKSHNIRRFVFETPFTVSGKKQGGVEEQCKRRTILTTTHCFPYVKKRIAVMYQHQTDLSPIEVAIDEMSAKVSELRLLCSATEVDMIRLQLKLQGSISVQVNAGPLAYARAFLDDTSAKKFPDNKVKQLKEVFRQFVDACGQALGVNEQLIKEDQQEYHDEMKANYKDLTRELSNIMHEQINPVEDGTRSTLSDSMGIFNAISGTPTSANPHGSTTIL comes from the exons ATCTCCACCCTGAGGCGCCAGGGCCGGACTCTGTTCTCCACCGTGCCAGAGACCGCTGAGAAAGAAGCTCACTCACTGTTTGTCCAAGAG tgtatCAAAACCTACAAGTCCGACTGGCATGTGGTCAATTACAAGTATGAGGAATATTCTGGAGACTTCCGCCAGCTCCCAAA TAAGGTGTTGAGACCCGAGAAACTGGCAGCTCACCTGTTTGAGGTGGATGAAGATGTGGAAAAACATGAG gacacAGCCTCCCTCGGATCGCAGAAGGGAGGAGTGTCTAAACATGGCTGGCTGTACAAAGGCAACATGAACAGCGCAATCAGTGTTACCATGCGG TCCTTCAAGAGGAGGTACTTCCATCTGGCCCAGCTGGGAGATGGATCCTACAACCTCAACTTCTACAAGGATGAGAACACCTCCAAGGAGCCCAAAGGAACCATCTTCCTTGACTCATGCATGGGTGTTGTTCAG AACAGCAAAGTGCGTCGCTTTGCCTTTGAGCTGAAGATGCAGGATAAGAGCACGTTCCTCCTGGCTGCAGACAGCGAAGCGGAGATGGAGGAGTGGATCGGCATGCTGAACAAGATTCTCCACAGCAGCTTTGAACAGGCCATGCAGGAGAAGAGGAACGGAGACCTGCACGATG ATGAGGAGCATGGAAAAACAGACCTTTGCTCCGGAAATTTTCAAGACAGCTTTCAG ACTGCCAGAGATATTGAGTCCAAAATGAGGAGTGAAGCTCGCCTGAAACTGTTCACTCTGGACCCTGACACTCAG AAACTGGATTTCTCTGGCATTGAGCCTGATGTGCGGCAGTTTGAAGAAAAGTTTGGGAAGAGAGTCCTGGTCAGCTGTCATGACCTGTCTTTCAACCTGCAGGGCTGTGTTGCAGAGAATGAAGAGGGACCAACAACTAAT GTGGAGCCTTTCTATGTGGTCCTGTCCCTGTTCGACGTCCAGAACAGCAGAAAGATCTCCGCTGACTTCCACGTGGATCTCAACCACCCGTTGGTCCGACAAATGACAAGCTCTTGTAGCAGACAAGACTTGCACATCAATGGCAGTGGTGATGATGCCCTTTCTGGCCACAGGCAGGCCAGTGGGCTCCCAGAGGGGGCTCTCCAGTACCCCAGACAGGGCATCTTCTCAGTCACATGCCCCCATCCGGAGATCTTCCTGGTGGCCAGGATCGAGAAGGTCTTGCAGGGTGGGATCACCCACTGCACTGAGCCCTACATGAAGAGCTCAGACTCTGCCAAG ATGGCTCAAAAGGTGCTGAAGAATGCGAAAACAGCCTGCAGCAGACTGGGACAGTACAGGATGCCGTTTGCTTGGGCTGCAAG GCCTGTGTTCAAAGATGCATCAGGAACTTTGGACAAAGGCGCTCGCTTCTCAGCTCTTTACAGACAGGACAGCAGCAAGCTGTCAGATGAGGACATGTTCAAACTGCTTACTGACTTCAGAAA ACCAGAGAAAATGGCCAAACTTCCTGTGCTCTTGGGGAACTTAGATGTGACTATTGACAGTGTGGCTCCGGATGTAACCA ATTGTGTCACTTCCTCCTACATCCCTGTGAAGAACATTGAAGGCAACGGGCCTGGCAGCACCCTGCTGGAGGTGGAAGAGTTTGTGCCCTGCATCGCTAAGTGCTCCCAGCCATTCACTATCTATAAAAACCACCTCTACGTGTACCCAAAACACCTCAAATATGACGGACAGAAATCTTTTGCTAAG GCGAGGAATATTGCTGTTTGCATTGAATTCAAGGACTCTGATGAGGATGATGCCCCGCCACTGAAG TGCATCTATGGCCGTCCAGGAGGCCCTCTGTTCACGAAACAGGCATATGCTGCAGTCCTGCACCACCAGCAGAACCCTGAGTTTTATGATGAG ATAAAGATAGAGCTGCCTACTCAGCTGCACGAGAAGCATCACCTTCTCTTCACCTTCTATCATGTTAGCTGTGACAGCAACAGCAAGAAGAAAGACCTGGTGGAGACTCCAG TGGGTTCAGCGTGGCTGCCTCTGCTGCGGGATGGCAGGGTCATCATGAATgaacagcagctgtctgtggcTGCCAATCTGCCTGCTGGGTACCTCAGCTCCCAGGATGGCGTCAACAAG CACTCTGGCTCAGAGATCaaatgggtggatggaggaAAAAGCCTGTTCAAAGTCTCAACTCATCTTGTTTCCACAGTTTACACTCAG GATCAGCACTTGCAcaacttcttccaccactgtcaaagcatgaaaatgtcagaacaaGCATCAGAAGGGGAGCTGGTTAAATACCTGAAG agTCTCCATGCGATGGAGGGTCATGTGATGGTCAACTTTCTGCCGACCATCCTCCACCAGCTGTTCTGCGTCCTAACCAGAGCCACACATGAGGATGTGGCTGTCAATGTGACCAG GGTGATGGTTCACATTGTAGCACAGTGCCATGAAGAAGGCCTTGAACATTACTTGAGATCTTATGTCAAG TTTGTGTTTAAGCCAGAGCCTTATTCCTCCAACGATGTAAAAACGGTTCATGAGGAGCTCGCTAAAGCCATGACAGCCATTCTCAAGCCATCCACAGATTTCCTAACTAGCAACAAGCTGCTGAAG CACTCATGGTACTTCTTTGAAGCTCTGGTGAAATCAATGGCTCATTATCTCATAGAGTACAACAAAGTCAAG ctctcccgAAACCAGCGTTTTTCTGCATCGTTCTACCATGCAGTGGAGACACTGGTGAATATGCTGATGCCACACATCACCCAGAAATACAAGGACAACCTGGATGCAGCTCGCAATGCCAACCACAGCCTGGCAGTTTTCATCAAG CGCTGCTTCACCTTCATGGACAGAGGCTTCGTATTCAAACAGATCAACAACTATATGAACTGCTTTGTACCCGGAGACCCCAAG ACTTTGTATGAGTTCAAGTTTGAGTTTCTGCGGGTTGTTTGCAACCATGAGCACTACGTCCCTCTTAATCTGCCCATGCCTTTTGGAAAAGGCAGAATTCAAAGGTTTCAAG ATCTGCAGCTGGACTATTCCCTGACTGATGACTTCTGTCGAAACCACTTCCTGGTGGGGCTGCTGAtgagggaggtgggaggggcTCTCCAGGAGTTTCGAGAGATTCGTCAGATCGCCGTCCAGGTGCTCAAGGGGATGATGATCAAACACACGTTTGATGACCGCTATGCTGCGAAA AGCCAGCAGGCCAGACTTGCCACCCTTTACCTCCCTCTGTTTGGTCTGCTCCAAGAGAATGTCCACAGACTTGACATAAAGGACTCTGCCCTCCTCAGCAACCACAGT AACCCCAGGGAGGACTCCCTGGTGACCAGCTCAATGGTGACTCCTCAGAAACCTGGCAGCTGCATAGAAAATGCTCTTCACAAAGATGTGTTTGGGGTGATCTCTGGAACAG CCTCCCCTCACAGCTCCACCCCCAACGTCAGCTCAGTTCACCATGCAGACTCCAGAGGCTCTCTGGTCTCCACCGACTCTGGAAACAGCCTCCTGGACAAGAGCAGCGACAAGACCAACTCCCTGGAGAAG aACCAGTGTGCGTCAGCCCTTGGCAGCACTGTGCTGCGCTGTGACAAACTGGACCAGGACGAGGTCAAAAATCTCCTCATGTGCTTTCTGCACATCCTCAAGAGCATGTCAGAGG AGGCCCTTTTTACATACTGGAACAAAGCAGCTCCCTCAGAACTAATGGACTTCTTCACATTAATTGA AGTCTGCCTTCATCAGTTCAGATACATGGGGAAGAGATTCATCGTCAG GAGCCAGGAGGGTGCAGGGCCTGTcgctgcagacaggaagtctctGACTCTGCCTGTGTCTCGTAACAGGGCGGGGATCCTGCATGCCCGCCTTCAGCAGCTGGGAAGTCTGGAGAACGCTCACACCTTTAACAACA TGTATTCTCATACGGACGCAGACGTGAACAGCCAATGCCTGCTGGAGGCCAATGTGTCGACAGAGGTCTGTCTGACTGTGCTGGACACGCTCAGCATCTTCATCATGGGCTTTAAG ACTCAGCTGAATGCCGATCTGGGTCACAACCCCCTGATGAAGAAGGTTTTCCAGGTCCATCTGTGTTTCCTGCAGATCCCTCAGTCTGAAGCCGCCCTCAAACAGGTCTTCACCTCACTCAGGACTTTCATCTACAAG TTCCCCTGTACCTTCTTTGACGGCCGGGCCGACATGTGCGCCTCTCTATGCTATGAAATCCTCAAGTGCTGTAACTCCAAGCTGAGCTCTATACGCAGCGATGCCGCCCATCTTCTCTACTTCCTCATGAAAAGCAACTTTGACTATACCGGACGCAAGTCTTTTGTACGAACACACCTGCAG GTGGTCattgctgtcagtcagctgattgCTGATGTCATTGGCATTGGGGGTACCCGTTTCCAGCAGTCTCTCTCCATCATTAACAACTGTGCCAACAGTGACAAGAACATCAAG cacacagcattTCCATCAGACGTGAAGGACCTGACAAAGCGCATCAGGACGGTGCTGATGGCCACAGAGCAGATGAAGGAGCACGAGAACGACCCGGAGATGCTAGTGGACCTCCAGTACAGCTTGGCCAAGTCCTACACCAGCACACCTGAGCTCCGCAAGACTTGGCTGGACAGCATGGCGCGTATCCACAACAAGAACGGAGATCTTTCTgag GCGGCCATGTGTTATGTGCATGTTGCTGCCTTGGTAGCTGAGTACTTATGGAGGAAAG GCATGTTCAGGCAGGGCTGCTCGGCTTTCCGCGTCATCACTCCCAACATCGACGAGGAGGCAGCCATGATGGAGGACGTAGGGATGCAGGATGTTCACTTCAGTGAG gaggTGCTGATGGAGCTGTTGGAGGAGTGTGCTGATGGCCTCTGGAAGGCGGAGCGTTATGAGCTCATCGCTGATGTCTACAGGCTCATCATCCCCATCTACGAGCAGCGCAGAGACTTTGAG AAACTGACACATCTGTATGATACCCTCCACCGTGCCTACACTAAAGTGATGGAGGTGATGCATACTGGCAAAAGGCTACTGGGCACGTACTTCAGAGTGGCTTTCTTTGGACAG GGCTTCTTTGAGGATGAAGATGGAAAGGAATACATTTACAAGGAGCCAAAGTTCACTCCGCTGTCAGAGATTTCCCAAAGGCTCCTGAAGCTCTACTCTGACAAGTTTGGCCAGGAGAATGTGAAGATCATTCAGGACTCCGGCAGG GTCAACCCTAAGGACCTGGACAACAAGTATGCCTACATCCAGGTGACCCACGTCACACCCTACTTGGATGACAAAGAGCTGGAGGACCGGAAGACCGACTTTGAGAAGAGCCACAACATCCGGCGCTTTGTGTTTGAGACACCGTTCACAGTGTCGGGCAAGAAGcaaggaggggtggaggagcAGTGTAAACGGCGGACCATTCTCACCA CTACCCACTGTTTCCCGTATGTGAAGAAGCGTATAGCAGTTATGTACCAGCACCAGACTGACCTGAGCCCTATCGAGGTGGCCATAGATGAGATGAGTGCCAAGGTGTCCGAGCTGAGACTCctgtgctctgccactgaggtgGATATGATTCGTCTGCAGCTCAAACTGCAAGGCAGCATCAGTGTTCAG GTAAATGCTGGTCCTCTCGCTTACGCCAGAGCCTTCCTCGACGACACCAGTGCCAAGAAATTTCCTGACAACAAGGTCAAACAGCTCAAAGAGGTGTTCAG GCAGTTTGTGGATGCCTGCGGTCAGGCGCTGGGAGTGAACGAGCAGCTGATCAAAGAGGACCAGCAGGAGTATC